The segment AACGGCAGCGCCACGCCGCCGACGCTACCCGGCACGTATGCCGTGGTCGCGACCGTGAGCGATCCGAACTACGCGGGCACGGCGGAGGGCACGCTGGTGATCACCATCACCGCGCTCGTGCGGCATGCGCCGGTGCTCAACGGCGATCTCGACGGCTCGCTGCAGTTGCTCAGCGGCGAAAGCTTCACGATCAACGGCAACAGCTATGTCGCGGGCGATCTGCTCGTGCCCGGCACGCCCACCGTGCGACTCAACGGTCATCCGCTGCTCGCCGGCACGGAGGACGGCGACGGTGCGCCAACTCCGACGAACTATACGATCACGCTCAACGGCAACGCCGCGGTGCGCTACATCGTGCGTCGGGTGGATCCGATTCCGCTGCCGGTGGTGGTGGCGCCAGCGGCGCCGAGCGGCACGCGGGATGTGTTCGTGAACCGCGCGGGTCAGGACGTGGGCGATTTCGCCACGGTGCGAAACCTCACGCTCAACGGCAATGTCGGGCCGGTCGCGGTGCCGGCGGGCGTCTATGGGCAGCTGACGGTGAACGGCGGCGCGAGCCTTGTGCTCGGCGTTGAAGGCGCAACGGATCCGGCGGTGTATGAGTTCCAGCGGCTCACGCTGAACGGCAACGCGTCGTTGCAGGTGCGCGGCCCGGTAATCGTCCGACTCGCCAATAGCGTCATCCTGAACGGTCCGGCCGGCGCGCCGGCGCAGCCGGAGTGGCTCACGCTGGAGATCTTCAGCGGCGGGCTGACGCTGAACGGCACGGCGTCGCTCCACGGCATCGTGACCGCGCCCAATGGCACGGTGATCATCAACGGCAACACGACGCTCCGCGGCCGCGTGAGCGCCGACCGGCTGACACTCAACGGCAACGGCCTGCTGGAGGAACCGTAATCGGCTGAAGCGACGCGCCGGTTTACCGGCGCAATGATCCCACGACCGCGGCGGCTTTGATCCGCCGCCGCGGTCCGGATGGGCGCGACCTTATGCGCCGCGCGCTGATCATCAGCGCGGTGTCCGAATGACGGCGACGCCGCGGGGCGGGAGCGTGAGCTCGTCACGCACGTCGCGATCGGCCACGAGGTCGCGGCCGCGCGGGAGCCCCGTGACGTACTGCGGCTGCTCGGTGTGGTTGATCAGAAACCAGAGCGCGCGGTCGTCGGCCTCGCGACGGACGACCTCGACACCCGCGGGCGCACCAGCGAGCGCCGGAAGCACATGCGCGAGCTTGGCTAACTCCGGCACGAGTGCACCGCCCACGGCGCCGTTCAGATACGTGCCCACATACACCACGGCGCCCTTGCCGAGCCGATGCAGCGTCGCGGCGGGGGTGCCGGTCTGATGACGCGTGGCCCAACGCAGCCAGACCTCGGTGCCGTCGTCAGGCGCGAGCTGTTCATACCATTCGCGCGAAAGCACGCGCTTGCCAGCGATCTCGAGCTCGAGCGGACGCTGCTCTGGCGCGTTTTGCCGGCCATACTCGACGACCGTCGCGCCGACCAGCGGACGCAGCACGCCGGGCAGAAGATCGGTGGTCACGTTGTTGTCGGCGTCCTTCGTGCCGGCACGAGCGCCGATTACCAGCACGCCGCCGTCGCGGACCCACGACTCGAGCTGCGGGAGCCACGCGGTATCGATGATCGTGAAATGCGGAATGATATAGAGCTTCAGCCCGCGGAGCGTGTCGCCCGGATGCACGGCGCCGACGCGATAACCGGCACGCCAGAAGTGTCCGTGGAGCTCCGCCGCGACCTGGTCGGGTGCCGGGAGATTGAAATGCAGCGCCTCGTGCGCGTTGGTGTTGTCGAAATCAGTGGCGGCGATCGCGGTGTCGATCGCCACATGCGTGCCGAGCAGCGCGGGGCCGACACGGGCGAGCTCGGCCCCGACTTGCGCGACCTCGGCGTAGCGGCGACGCGGAACGTTGTCGTGGTCGAGCACGCCACACCAGTATTCCTCCGCGCCGAAGCGCGCGGTGCGCCAGCGGAACAGCAGCACGCTGTCCGCGCCATGCGCGAAGCTGGTGTAGAGCATCCGGCGCAATTCGCCGGGCTCGGGGTTGTCGTGAAAATAATCGGTCTGGCCGCCCGGTCCGCTCTGGTGCTCCGGCACGAAGAAGTTGCCGGTCCACGCACGCGCCGCATCGAGCGCCCAGGCCTGCGTGGCGCCGCGTTGCCGCGGGTCCCACGTAAACATCGGGTAGACGTCGCAGCCGAGCACGTCGAGGTCGCGGCCGAATTGTCCACGGTAGTCGACCAGCCGGAACATGCCGTTGTGTGTGATCCACCAACGCGGTTGCGCGGCGCGGAGAATCTCGACCTGGTCGTGCTGGAATCGCGCGACGGTCCACGCGATGAACCGCGTATAGTCGAGGCGATGTGCGGGATTCAGGTGCGTGGGCTGTCCGGCGGCCGGGAGCGGAACATCCTCGAAGCGCGCGTAGGTCTGCGCCCAGAACGCGGTGCCCCACGCACGATTCAGCGCGGCGATGTCGTCGTGAAACTTTTCGCGGAGAAATCCGATCCACGCCTGGGCGGCGCCGGCGGAATAGTCCTCGGAGAAATGGCAGTTGAACTCGTTGTCGGTCTGCCAGCCGATCACGTTCGGGTTGTTGGCGAAATGCTCGGCCATCGCGCGGGTGATCTTGCGCGAGTAGTCGCGGTAAACGTCGCTCGCCGTGCTGGCGTGCTGGCGCGAGCCGTGGCGTTGCACGACGCCTCGCGCGTCGACGCGCAGGATCTCCGGATGGCTGAGCGACAGCCAGCGCGGCGGCGCGGCAGTGGGGGTGCACAGGATCGTGCGAATGCCCTTGGCGCCGAGCCGGGCGATCGCGTCGTCGAAGAAAGAGAAATCGTAGCGACCTTCCTCGGGCTCCATGAGGTCCCACGCGAATTCGGCCATGCGCACGGTGTTCATGCCCGCGGCGAGCATGCGCTCGGCGTCCTGATCGAGCGTGGCGAGTTCGCCGTGCTCGGGATAATAGGCGACGCCCCAGTGAAACTCCTGGAAGGTTGAGGTGCGCAGATGCGAAGGCGGGCGATTGGCGCTGGGAGCCAAACCGGGCTGACCAGAGGGATTTGCTGCCGGCAGCGAGCTGGCAAGAGCGAGCGCGGTCATGATGGGGAGAAAGCGGGGGAGCATGGGACGGGGTGTAGCGATGCGCACAGTGTCGGACACCGAAGCGGGTTGAACAACCCGGAAATCCCGAGCCGACGAGAGCGGCGAAACCGTGTTCTCCTGGGCCGGGATGGCCCTCAACGCTGCGGTGGTGTTGATGTCGCCGGCGCCCAGTTGAGGCCGGCCCAGGGAACGCGCGGCGATACCAACGGCGTCACAGTTTGTTAGTTACACGGGAACAGAAAAGCGACTAGCGTGAGAGGTCTCTTTGCTCGTGCCATGAATATTATCCTGCGGTTCGTCGACGGCTGCGCCGTCGCTTTCGTAGCTGCCGCGCGGCGTTGGTCGCGTAGCTTGGCCCCGATGGCCTCAGCGCTGCTGGCCGCGGTGCTCATCTGTGGCGCGGCGTGCACGGCCACGCGGGCCGCCGAGCGCGGAGGCGGACAAATCCACGCGCGGATTGTCGACGACGCCACCGGCGCGACCGTGGCCGCGCGCGTGGCGCTAACGGACGGGTCCGGCAAAGCCGTCGAAGTCGCGGGCGAGCATCCCCACGTGGATTGTCTGAACAAACGCTGGTGCTATGTCGGAGGCGAATTCACCGCGGTGCTTCCGTCCGGAGACGTGATGCTCGAGATCCGGCGCGGGATCGAGACGCGTCCTTTCGTGGCAACATTGCGCGCGAACTCTCGAGGACCGGCGCCCGAGAAAACCTTCCGGCTTCAGCGTTGGTTCGACCGGCGGAAAGCAGGCTTCGTGGCCGGCGACATTCACGCGCACCTGCCGGTGCCGGCCGAAGCGCGGTTTCACATGGAGGTCGAAGACCTCGACACGCAGGTGCTGTTGCACATGGCGGACTCGGTTTCGGAATTGCCGACGAACGCGCTGTTCACCGGCAAACTGGACGAGCATTCGACGCCGGAGCAGCAAATCTTCGTCGGACAGGAAGTCCGCGAGTGGCACATGGGCCACCTGACGCTGCTCGGCTTGAAGGAACTCGTGCCGGGCTATCCCGACATGGGCGGCGGCCTCGAATACTGGCGCAGCGTGCCGCACCTTGACCTGACGCCGGCGGCTCGCGCCACGCGCGCGCAAGGGGGCATGATCGCATGGTCGCATCTTTGTTCGCTGCCGGGCGCGGAGTCGCCGGTGCTGGCAGCGCTTGGGTTGCTCGATGCGATCGAACTCGTGACTTGGAACGATCCCACGACGCTGCCGAATCATCTGGCGCCGTGGCAGGAGTCGGGATTCTCGCAGGCGGAGTTTCCGGTGATGCGGGCGCTGGACCTCTACTACACGTTATTGAATGCGGGATTCCGGCTGCCGGTGGCGGCGGGAACCGACAAGTTTTTTGAGGACATTCCGCTCGGGAGCAATCGCACCTATGCGCATACCGGGAGCGTGACGGGATTCGATGCTTGGTTGGCGGCGATCAAAGCGGGTCGGAGCTTCGTGACGAACGGGCCTATTCTCGAATTCGAAGTCGATAATCACAGGTCAGGCGATGTGATCGAATTCAATGGAAGCCGGCAGGTGCGGGTGCGCGCGAAAGCGAGATCGATCCTGCCGTTTGCGATGATCGAGATCATCCACAACGGACGCTCCGTGGCGCATCGCACGGTCTACGGACTCGAACCGGTCGATGGGCTCTACACGATGGAAGTCGATACCGCGGTGAGGATCGACGAGAGTTCGTGGCTCGCGGCGCGCGTGGCGGAGCATCCCGACATTCGGCGGCCCATCCTGCCGCGTGGGCTCTCGGTGTTCGCGCATACCAGTCCGATCTATTTTCTCGACCACGGGAAGCCGGTGCGCGAGGGCGCGTCGATCGCTTATCTGCAGAAGTATGTGCGCGGGCTGTTGCACTGGCTCGACGGCCAGCCGGATTTCCTGCGCGCCTCCGATCGCGCGGCGGCGCGGGAGGCGGCGGAGCAGGCGTTGGCGTACTACGAGCGGTTGTAGCCGGTTGATTGCGGCCGGGCCGCGCGGTGATTCGCCTCGCCGCGCGACCGCTCCCTGGACTACAACGCCGGTGCCATGAAGACCGAGGTGCCGGCTGAGATCAAAGCGACGTTGCCGCCGAGTTTCTGGGGCAAGGTGCTGGGCATGACGCCCGTGGTGATGACCGTAATCGCGACCTTGCTCGCCGGCCTGGCGAGCAGCGAGATGACGAAGGCGCAATATCAACGCGCGCTCGGCGCGCAGCAGCAGGCGAAGGCCGGCGACCAGTGGGGCTTTTTCCAGGCGAAGCGGCTGCGCGGAGCGATCCAGTCCGGCACGCTCGACGTGATGCAGCTGACCACGCGCGAAAACGCGATCGACGAAGCCGGGCTGCGCGCGCTCGCCGCGACGCTGCCGAAACCGGAGCCGAGCCAGCAGGCGTTGAACTATCTCCTCGCGGGACGGCTGCCGGAGTTCGCCGCGGCTCCGGCGTTCTCGGAGCAGGTGCAGGCCGCGCTGGCGGCGCTCGACGGCGACCTGACCGATCCGGTGGAGAAACAGCGGATCGACGCGCCAAAGCCAAAGGAAGTGGCCGCGGCACTGAAGACAGCGCAGGAACACGCGCGGGCGTTCGACCGATTGATGCAGCCGATCGTCGACGGCGGCGATGCGCTCGGCGAGTTGCTGGAGCCCACAACCACGCAGCATCCGGAGCTGGGCCGCGATTTCGCGGTGTTGCGGCTGCGCTATTCGTCGATGCGCTACGATGCCGAGGCGCGGCTGAACCAGCGGATTGCCGTGCTCCACGAATTGCAGGTGCGGCAGAGCAATCTCGCGGCGGAGCGGCATCACCGGCGCAGCACGCGCTTCTTCTTCGGCATGCTCGGCGCGCAGGCGGCGGTGATCATCGCGACGCTGGCGATGGCGGCGCGAGCGCGGAACCTGCTCTGGTCGCTGGCGGCAGCGGCGGGCGTCGGCGCGCTGCTTTTTGCGGGCTACGTTTTTTTGTTCATCTAGGCGAATGTTTCAGTAACCACGAAACACACGAAAAACACGAAACACGGAGCGGATTTGACCGTAGCTCCGGTGCGCGTGGGCGGAGGGCGCGGATGGCGGCGCAAGGCGTCAGGGCTGAGGCACGAGCACCGCGATGGTCGCGAATAGCACAAGATTGTAGAGCGCGTGCATGCTGCAGGTCATCCAGAGGGCCGAGCGGAATGACTGCGTCCGCCAGTGCGTGTAGGTGAACGAAAGATAAAACCCACCGACGAGCCCGGCGACGAGAGCCGAGCCCAATCCATTTACCAAGTGGGCGACGGCAAACATCAGCCAGCCGGCCAGCAACTGGGCGCGAAATCCGCCATCGAAAATCCGGACCGCTCCGACCGGGAGCGCTTGCAGGAGGAGCGTTTCGAAAAACGGCGCGAGCACCACCATCTCGACGAACCGTCGCACCATCCCCATCGCGCGGAGGTCCGTCCGGTGCGGGAGATCGAAGAGCAGGTTGAGGAGGATTGCCATCAGAACGGCAGCAGCCAACGACTCGAGCGTCACTCGCCACAGGAAGCTCCCGCGGCTTCGTTGTCGGTGCGCCGCGAAGTGAGCGAGTACGCGGGTCTTGATCCTGGTCCACCGGCTGCTGATTCGCGAGGTTGGCATCGGCGACGGGTCGAGGTCTACCGGGCAGCCGGGCGTCGCCGAAGATTGGTGGTGAGGTTCGGGCGTAGTCACTTCGCGGCGGCGGCGGACGTATTCGATCCGAGTAGTTCCGCAGCGGCGATTGGGTTTGCCTGGGCGAAAGCATCCCAACACGCCGTGAGCGCGCGGAGCGCGGTGTTTGGGTCGTGGCCGGGAAACGTGTAGCGAACCTTCAGGAACTTGTCGTGATAACCGGTCATCACCGTGACGGAGATGTTCGCGGTTTTGTCCACGGTGATCCGGTGCACCGCGAGCTGAGCGATCGGCTCCGGTCGGTCGCTATTCCGAATGTCTGCGGTGCTGACGATCGGCTCGACGACGCCCTTGCGTTCCTTCCAGCCCGGCGCGATGAGGGAGACGACCTCGGCCATCTCGGCGCGCACTACGTCGGAGCCTCCGCCGGTCGGGATCGCGGGCAGGCCCTTGTCGTAGATGTAGCACGTGAGGGCGCCCTCGGCGCCGGTGTTTGAACGATACGTGACCGAATAACCCAGCGCGGCAGGTTCGAAGCGCCGGACACCGCGAAAGACGCAGCCGGGCAGCCGGCCGGGGAAAACTAATCCGAGGCCTTGGTCTTCGTGTCCGATTTCCTCGACTTGGTCTGGCGTGGTCGCGACAAGAGGTGGAAGTGGCGGTGACGGCGCGGACGGTTCGGACGGGGAGCCCCTTCCAGAGGGCAAAGGAGTTCTCGATTCGGTGCCAGCGGGCGGCGCTCCGGCTTCGGGCCGCAGCGGTGTCGTCGGTAGGGCGGCGCTGTTCAACTGCACGTCACGGGCGTGTTGCTCGAGTCGGCCGTCCTGCTGCAACTGCGCGAGGTGCTCCAGCGACGGGACGATGAACGGACGCTTTTCCTGGATCCGGCGGTACGCCGCGATGACGGCGAGCCAGCCGGGGTAAGGATCATCGCCGGGCTGTCCGCGGGCGAGTTGAGCCTTCGCATTCCCGGCGAAATAGACCGCCAGCAGCATGGCCCGCGCGGCGTCGTCGAACTCGTTTCGGTCATGCTCCTCCGTCACCCAAGGTGCGGTGTCGGGGCCGAGCGTGAAGCGCACGTCTTCGCTCGTCGCGGCGAAATCCGCGATCACGCTGGCTGCCTGACTGGCCTCGTCGGAGAAAACGTCCTTTTCCAAGGCGGCGATCGCACGTTGCGCTTCATCGCGCGTGGTTGCGCCGCAAGCGACGCCGCTGAGCCAAATCACGCAAACGCAGACGAGCCGGAGCGACCTCATGCGGATATACAAGCGAAGGCGGAAGCGGCGCCAAGCGCGGAAGCGGCGAACGGAATAGGGCACCGGCACGAACGCGGTTGCGTGGAGAGAAAACTATCCGACACGACGCCTTTCCGTGTTCGCCCACACGAGTCTCCGGCCTGCTCCCTGCAGGACGGACGGCGATTCGCGGAGCGGTCTCGCGCGTTTACCTCCGGAAATCCGTGCGTGGTGTGTTACACTGGTCGACTGCCAGCCGGAGCTCGCCCGCGAGAAGAGCCTCGACGGTCGGGACCCGCGGAGGCAGGGACTGACCATCTGCGAATGAACCTAGGCGGGACGTCGCCTGGCGATCATAAGGGGCACGCTTCGTGGTGCCGTACTGACCGCCGGCGATGCGCGATCACACCTAGAACGAGCAGAAGGACCGCGGCGGCGCCGTAGGTCGCCGGCTCCGGGACGGCGGAGATGATGGGTGAGATGGTTCCGCCACCCACGTGACCATAGCCGCCGCCGTCGTTCAGGTGCGGAATGTCGAAAAAGCTGCGCCCGGCCGAAAGAAAGTACGAGTTGACCATCTCATCGCCCCCGCCGTCAGACAGGGGAGGGAGCGGTTCGGACGGCCACTTGCCAAACGGTTGGAAGGTGTCGGCGAAACTCAGGTACATTTGGAATTCCTCGGTTCGTTGGCCGGGAGGTTGATCCGCGTACTGGATGACGAATGATTGACCGCCAGCGCGCACCCAGGGCAACGGACGAGTGACCACGATGGTGCCGAGATCGTAATCCAGATCGAAGGTCAACTGCCAGTAGGCGTCCGCTGCGTTCGGGAACCGATAGATTTCCTCCTCCTGGCTCCAGTCACGGACCGCACCGAACGGATTGTAGAAAACGTCGATCGTGGAAAGGCTGCCACCGGCGTGGTCCCAAGGAATGCCCGCCGTGTCCGCGTGGAGATTGAGAACACCGCCAGCGTGGAATTGGAGGTGCACGAGTTGTGCCCGCGACAACGACGTGGTGATTCCGAGCAGCACCGCACAGCAGAGAAGGGCAGGTCGAAAGCTCATGCAGCACGGTAGCCGAAACGAAACCCGGCTGATATCCGCCTGATCACGCGGCACCGTATCATCGTTTGGTGGAGTACGGTGCGGCGAAACCCTCACGCGTCAGGTGTCGTGGCGATGGAAGCCGGGACGCCGGGCGAGGCAAAGCTGAAGGCCATGATCGCACGGTTCGTGCCCGTGGAGATCAAGGTCGACGTGTCTCATCTGCCGCCGAACGAACTCGCGGCGCTCCACAAGATGGTGGAGGCCGCTACGCTTTTCGACACGCTGTTCCTGCGTCAGTCCGCGCCGCAGAACGAAGCGTTGCTCGCGCAGCTGGTGCGCGACGCGTCGCCACTCAGCCGGGCGCGGCTGCACTATTTTCGGATCAACGCCGGCGCGTGGTCACGGTTGGACGAGCGGGCGCCGTTCCTGCCGGGCGTGCGCGAGAAGCCGGCGGTGGTTCGCACGGCGCTCGGCTACCACCTCGTCGCACTCGACCGAGTGGACGAGGCGATGCCACCCCTGGAGGATGCGCTGAAGCTCGACCCCTATTGCACACCGGCCCACTACCGACTGGCGCAGGCGCTGGAGACGCTCGAACGCCCCGAGATCGCCCAGCGGTACCTCCGCGAGGCGGCGCGGCTGGAAGCAGAGCAACTCAACCGCTGACGGGGGCGCGCGTCGCACGCCAGCGCTCGATCGCGGCTTGCAGTTCGGCGGTGCGCATGGGCTTGCTCACGTAGTCGTCCATGCCGACGGCAAGGCACTTTTCCCGATCACCGTGCATGGCATGCGCGGTCATCGCGATGATATAGGCCGGCGCTTTCCAGTGGCAGGGATGGATGCGATCCTGCTCGCGCTGGCGGATCGCGCGGGTGGCTTCATACCCGTCCATCTCGGGCATCTGGCAGTCCATGAAGATCACGTCGTAGGGTGCGCGGCTCAGCGCTTCCAGCACCTCCAGGCCGTTGGCGACCACGTCCACCGAGCAGCGGAGCTTCTTCAGCTGTGCGGCGGCGACGGTCTGGTTCACCTGATTGTCTTCGGCCACCAGGGCGCGCAAGATGGGAGGCTCGGGCGTGTCGGCTGCGTTCGGTTTGCTCCGCGCCGGGGTCTCGTAGGACCGCGTGAAGACTTGGGCCACGCCGATCGCATCCATGAGTGTGTCGAAGAGCCGGGACTGTTTGACGGGTTTGACGAGGTAGGCGTCGATGCCGGCGGCCTGCAGTTCGTCGCGGGTGAGGCGATGGCCCAGCGAGGTCAGGATGATGAGGTGAGTCGGGGCGAGGGCGGGATCATCCTTGATTGCGCGGGCGAGAGTCAGTCCGTCCATCTCCGGCATCTGCATATCCAGGAGGGCGATATCGTACGGCTCGCCGGCGGCGGCGGCGTCCCGCATCAGCCGGAGCGCCTCATGGCCGCCGGCGGCACTGCCCTTCTGCATGTTCCAGGCGAAGATCTGGTGCCGCAGAATCTTGCGATTGGTCGCGTTGTCATCGACGACGAGCACCCGCAGGCTGGTGAGGTCGCGCTGTACGCGGCGGACACGTTTGGGCGCGCCGGTCTGTTTCTGAAATTCCACGGTGAACCAGAAAGTGGAGCCGACGCCCGCCTCACTCTGTACGCCGATCTCGCCGTGCATCATCGCCACGAGTTGCTTGGAGATCGCCAGACCAAGACCGGTGCCGCCGTACCGGCGGGTGGTGGAACTGTCGGCCTGCTCGAAGGATTGGAAGAGTCGCGCCTGCACGTCGCGCGAAATTCCGATGCCGGTGTCGGTCACGTCGAAGCGCACGATGGCGTGGGTGGCGGTTTCGCGTTCGAGGGTGGTGCTCAGAACCACCTCGCCGTGTTCGGTAAACTTGATCGCGTTGCCCAGCAGGTTGGTGAGGATCTGGCGGAGCCGGCCGGGATCGCCGCGGAGATAGCGTGGCACCTGTGGTGCGATGCCGTCGATCAACTCGATGCCCTTGCCCTGCGCGCGCTCGGCCAGCATGTCGAGTGTGCCCTCGATGGTTTCGACGAGGTCGAAATCGAGTTCCTCGAACAGCAGCTTGCCCGCTTCGATCTTGGAGAAATCCAGAATATCGTTGATCACCGTCATCAGATTCTCGGCGGAATTGCGGACGGATTCGGCGAACTGCCGCTGTTCGGGATCGAGCTTGGTGTCGAGGAGCAGGCCGGTCATGCCGATCACGCCGTTCATGGGGGTGCGGATCTCGTGGCTCATGTTGGCGAGGAACTCGCTCTTGGCGCGCGCGGCGGCTTCGGCCGCGAGTTTGGCCGCCTGGAGTTGCTGCTCGGTGCGCTTGAGCGCCGTCACGTCCTTGGTGATCCCGCAGGTGCCGATGATCTCGCCGGCGCGGTTGCGGAGCGGGACTTTCGTGGTGAGGCCCCAGGTTTCCGTGTTCCCGGACCAGCTTTCCCTTTCGATTTTGCCGACGATCGGTTCGCCGGTGCGGATGATCGCCTGTTCGTCGGCGAAGGCCGGCTCCGCGTGCTCGCGGGTAAAGAAGTCGAAGTCCGTTTTCCCGACTACGGCGGCGGGGTCGCGGAGCCCGAACTTGCGCGCCAGGCTCGTGCTGATGCGCCGGAATCGGGAGGCCCGGTCCTTGAAGTAAACGTGGTCGTCGATGTGTTCGAGCAGCCCGCTGAGCAGGTCGCGTTCGTGCGCCAGTGCCTCCTCGACAGCCTTCCGGTCCGTGATGTCCCAATACATGCCCTGCGTGCCAACCACTTCGCCGTCGGCGTCGATGATCGGCACCTTGATGATGTGGATCCAGCTCTTCTCGCCGCTGGGCAGGACCTGGAGTTCGTCCTTCTCCAGCGGCCGGCGGGTTTGCATCACGATCAGGTTGTCGGCCGCATGGGTCTGCGCGAGTTCGGGCGGGGACAGGTCGAAGTCGGTCTGGCCGAGCAGCGCGGCGAGAGGCTGCCCGCGACGTTCGCAGTATCGCTGATTCGCGTACGTGAGCCGGCCCTCACGGTCCTTCCGGTAGATGAAGACGGGCAGGTGTTCGAGCAGGGATTG is part of the Opitutus terrae PB90-1 genome and harbors:
- a CDS encoding CehA/McbA family metallohydrolase, giving the protein MNIILRFVDGCAVAFVAAARRWSRSLAPMASALLAAVLICGAACTATRAAERGGGQIHARIVDDATGATVAARVALTDGSGKAVEVAGEHPHVDCLNKRWCYVGGEFTAVLPSGDVMLEIRRGIETRPFVATLRANSRGPAPEKTFRLQRWFDRRKAGFVAGDIHAHLPVPAEARFHMEVEDLDTQVLLHMADSVSELPTNALFTGKLDEHSTPEQQIFVGQEVREWHMGHLTLLGLKELVPGYPDMGGGLEYWRSVPHLDLTPAARATRAQGGMIAWSHLCSLPGAESPVLAALGLLDAIELVTWNDPTTLPNHLAPWQESGFSQAEFPVMRALDLYYTLLNAGFRLPVAAGTDKFFEDIPLGSNRTYAHTGSVTGFDAWLAAIKAGRSFVTNGPILEFEVDNHRSGDVIEFNGSRQVRVRAKARSILPFAMIEIIHNGRSVAHRTVYGLEPVDGLYTMEVDTAVRIDESSWLAARVAEHPDIRRPILPRGLSVFAHTSPIYFLDHGKPVREGASIAYLQKYVRGLLHWLDGQPDFLRASDRAAAREAAEQALAYYERL
- a CDS encoding response regulator: MNDDPAGTPLPTGSATASEQFLQSLLEHLPVFIYRKDREGRLTYANQRYCERRGQPLAALLGQTDFDLSPPELAQTHAADNLIVMQTRRPLEKDELQVLPSGEKSWIHIIKVPIIDADGEVVGTQGMYWDITDRKAVEEALAHERDLLSGLLEHIDDHVYFKDRASRFRRISTSLARKFGLRDPAAVVGKTDFDFFTREHAEPAFADEQAIIRTGEPIVGKIERESWSGNTETWGLTTKVPLRNRAGEIIGTCGITKDVTALKRTEQQLQAAKLAAEAAARAKSEFLANMSHEIRTPMNGVIGMTGLLLDTKLDPEQRQFAESVRNSAENLMTVINDILDFSKIEAGKLLFEELDFDLVETIEGTLDMLAERAQGKGIELIDGIAPQVPRYLRGDPGRLRQILTNLLGNAIKFTEHGEVVLSTTLERETATHAIVRFDVTDTGIGISRDVQARLFQSFEQADSSTTRRYGGTGLGLAISKQLVAMMHGEIGVQSEAGVGSTFWFTVEFQKQTGAPKRVRRVQRDLTSLRVLVVDDNATNRKILRHQIFAWNMQKGSAAGGHEALRLMRDAAAAGEPYDIALLDMQMPEMDGLTLARAIKDDPALAPTHLIILTSLGHRLTRDELQAAGIDAYLVKPVKQSRLFDTLMDAIGVAQVFTRSYETPARSKPNAADTPEPPILRALVAEDNQVNQTVAAAQLKKLRCSVDVVANGLEVLEALSRAPYDVIFMDCQMPEMDGYEATRAIRQREQDRIHPCHWKAPAYIIAMTAHAMHGDREKCLAVGMDDYVSKPMRTAELQAAIERWRATRAPVSG
- a CDS encoding beta-galactosidase, which gives rise to MTALALASSLPAANPSGQPGLAPSANRPPSHLRTSTFQEFHWGVAYYPEHGELATLDQDAERMLAAGMNTVRMAEFAWDLMEPEEGRYDFSFFDDAIARLGAKGIRTILCTPTAAPPRWLSLSHPEILRVDARGVVQRHGSRQHASTASDVYRDYSRKITRAMAEHFANNPNVIGWQTDNEFNCHFSEDYSAGAAQAWIGFLREKFHDDIAALNRAWGTAFWAQTYARFEDVPLPAAGQPTHLNPAHRLDYTRFIAWTVARFQHDQVEILRAAQPRWWITHNGMFRLVDYRGQFGRDLDVLGCDVYPMFTWDPRQRGATQAWALDAARAWTGNFFVPEHQSGPGGQTDYFHDNPEPGELRRMLYTSFAHGADSVLLFRWRTARFGAEEYWCGVLDHDNVPRRRYAEVAQVGAELARVGPALLGTHVAIDTAIAATDFDNTNAHEALHFNLPAPDQVAAELHGHFWRAGYRVGAVHPGDTLRGLKLYIIPHFTIIDTAWLPQLESWVRDGGVLVIGARAGTKDADNNVTTDLLPGVLRPLVGATVVEYGRQNAPEQRPLELEIAGKRVLSREWYEQLAPDDGTEVWLRWATRHQTGTPAATLHRLGKGAVVYVGTYLNGAVGGALVPELAKLAHVLPALAGAPAGVEVVRREADDRALWFLINHTEQPQYVTGLPRGRDLVADRDVRDELTLPPRGVAVIRTPR
- a CDS encoding CPBP family glutamic-type intramembrane protease — translated: MAILLNLLFDLPHRTDLRAMGMVRRFVEMVVLAPFFETLLLQALPVGAVRIFDGGFRAQLLAGWLMFAVAHLVNGLGSALVAGLVGGFYLSFTYTHWRTQSFRSALWMTCSMHALYNLVLFATIAVLVPQP